ACGATCGTGGTGTTCTCCTTGTCGACGACCACGCGGCGGGCGGTGCCCAGCTGGGAGATCGTCGTCTGGTCCAGCTTGTAGCCGAGCTCGGGGGCGATGAGCTCCGCGCCGGTGGAGATCGCGATGTCCTGCAGCATGGCCTTGCGGCGGTCGCCGAAGCCCGGCGCCTTCACCGCGGCGACCTTGAAGGTTTTGCGGATCGCGTTCACCACGAGCGTCGCGAGCGCCTGGCCCTCGACGTCCTCGGCGATGATCAGCAGCGGCTTGCTGTCCTGCAGCACCTTCTCCAGGAGCGGCAGGATCTCCTCGACCGTGGAGATCTTCGAGGTGGTGATCAGGATGTACGGGTCCTCCAGCACCACCTCCTGCGCCTCGGCGTCGGTCACGAAGTTCGGCGAGATGAAGCCCTTGTCGAACTGCAGACCCTCGGTGATGTCCAGCTCGGTGGCGAGCGTGGAGCCCTCCTCGACGGTGATGACGCCGTCGCGGCCGACCCGGTCCATCGCCTCGGCGATCAGCTCGCCGATCGTGGCGTCCTGCGCGGAGACGGTCGCGACGTGCGCGATCGCCTTGTGGTCCGCGACCTCGACCGCCTTCTCGATCAGCGCGTTCGACACGGCCTCGACGCCCGCGTCCAGGCCGCGCTTGATGCCGGCCGGGTTCGCGCCGGCCGTCAGGTTGCGGATGCCCTCGCGGACCAGCGCCTGGGCCAGCACGGTCGCGGTGGTGGTCCCGTCACCAGCGACGTCGTTGGTCTTCGTCGCCACCTCCTTGACGAGCTGCGCGCCAAGGTTCTCGTACGGGTTGGTGAGCTCGATCTCCTTGGCGATGGTGACGCCGTCGTTGGTGATCGTCGGAGCGCCGAACTTCTTGTCCAGCACGACGTTGCGGCCGCGCGGCCCGAGGGTGACCTTTACGGTGTCCGCGAGCGCGTTGACGCCGTGCTCGAGCAGGTGGCGGGCGTCATCCGAGAAGCTCAGGATCTTCGCCATTGTTGTCCCTTCACGGACTTGGAAACTGCGGTCACGCCGTCAGGCGCGAAACCGCTGGAGAACCGCCTATGAGCGCAGACAGCCCCGGCCCCCGCGAAACGGGTTCCGGGGCTGACCGCAGAGAATTACTTAGGAAGTCACTTCTCGATGACGGCGAGCACGTCGCGCGCGGAGAGCACGAGGTACTCAGCGCCGGCGTACTTGACCTCGGTGCCGCCGTACTTCGAGTAGATGACGGTGTCGCCGACCTTCACGTCAACCGGGATGCGGTTGCCCTTGTCGTCGACGCGGCCGGGGCCGACGG
This genomic window from Catenuloplanes niger contains:
- the groES gene encoding co-chaperone GroES, with the translated sequence MPVTTATQVAIKPLEDRILVQANEAETTTASGIVIPDTAKEKPQEGTVVAVGPGRVDDKGNRIPVDVKVGDTVIYSKYGGTEVKYAGAEYLVLSARDVLAVIEK
- the groL gene encoding chaperonin GroEL (60 kDa chaperone family; promotes refolding of misfolded polypeptides especially under stressful conditions; forms two stacked rings of heptamers to form a barrel-shaped 14mer; ends can be capped by GroES; misfolded proteins enter the barrel where they are refolded when GroES binds) encodes the protein MAKILSFSDDARHLLEHGVNALADTVKVTLGPRGRNVVLDKKFGAPTITNDGVTIAKEIELTNPYENLGAQLVKEVATKTNDVAGDGTTTATVLAQALVREGIRNLTAGANPAGIKRGLDAGVEAVSNALIEKAVEVADHKAIAHVATVSAQDATIGELIAEAMDRVGRDGVITVEEGSTLATELDITEGLQFDKGFISPNFVTDAEAQEVVLEDPYILITTSKISTVEEILPLLEKVLQDSKPLLIIAEDVEGQALATLVVNAIRKTFKVAAVKAPGFGDRRKAMLQDIAISTGAELIAPELGYKLDQTTISQLGTARRVVVDKENTTIVDGGGNSAEVADRVAQIKKEIEATDSDWDREKLSERLAKLGSGIAVIKAGGATEVEMKERKHRIEDAIAATKAAVEEGTVPGGGAALVQVAAVLDGDLGKTGDEATGVRILRKALVEPLRWIAQNAGHDGYVAVNKVAASPWGTGLNAATDEYVDLAGAGIIDPVKVTRSAVANAVSIAGLLLTTETLIVEKPAEPEPAAAGGGHGHSHGHGHQHGPGF